The Bacillota bacterium genome segment CTGTAGGAAAACCTTGCTCCACATATAGTTCACGCTTTGCGGATCTGGCCTGAAGGGAATATATAATTTAAACCCTTTTATAGCAGTGACAATGAATACAAATCATTCCCACCACATGTTTACACTTAAGGCCGTGGCATACTCCCTTCCTTTTTTGCCGATACATACATACCCAAGGTCTCATCGCCGGAGATATTATGCCCGAGAACCTTGCCGTCTCAGCGTAAACTTATTGCAACAACTTTAGCGGAGTGCAAGCAAGGAAGCTCATTATTCAGTTGTTTGGAGCCGCCCGGTTTATCGGTTATTGATATACCTGCCAATTGCTACAGATTCGATAAACCGGGCACACGCAATTTCAATCCGCCTCATACGCACTTCACCTCCTCATTTTTCAAGTTATGATCCTCCTTTCTAGCCTTAGCTTACTGAGGTGGGATCTTTAAGTACCTCAATGTAAACTCAGCAATCCTGCTAAAGACAGGCGCTGCTACTGACCCGCCGTAAATACTCTCCTGCGGTTCGTCTATAACCACAGAGATAACTAATTCCGGGTCTTGAACAGGGACCATTCCAATAAACGATGCCACAAACTTATCTTTCTCATAGCCTCGTCCATGAACCTTTGCCTTCTGCGCGGTTCCGGTTTTGCCCCCAACCCTGTAATTTAGTACCTTAGCTTGCGTGCCTGTGCCATCAAGAACCACATTCTCGAGGATGGTTTTCATCTGCCTGCAGGTTTGAGCATCTATAACGCGCTGTTCCTGGATAACGGCTGCCCTACGCGTAACCCTTCCCCTCGGATCCGTTACGTCGACCAAAAAATGTGGCTTAACTGGTATGCCATCATTGGCTATAGTTGCGAATGCCTCAACCATCCGTAACTGGGTAGTGCTAATACCTTGGCCGAACGGTATATTGGCCAATGACATCTGTGACCAGTTTTCTGCCTTAGGATAGAAACCCTTTGCCTCACCAGGAAAATCTATACCGGTCTTTTGGTTAAAACCGAACTTTTCTAAATACGCGCTGATCCTCGTCCTCCCCATCATCAATCCTACTTTGACCATTCCAACATTGCTCGATTCCTGGATTATTTTTGATAGGGTATAATTTACTGCCGGTCTTGTATGGGCATCTTTGATACTTTTAGAACCTATCCTTATTTCTGGCTCTAAGAAAAACTCCGTAGAGGGATTGCATAACCCTTCTTGAAGAGCCCCGCACGCGATCACAGCTTTCATGGTTGAACCAGGCTCATAGAGATCCGTGACGGCTATATTCCTTGAATTGCCATCGTTTAGCGTATCTTTAATCTGGTTCGGGTTATAGCAAGGCACATTGGCCATAGCGTATATCTCACCATTTTTTGGGTTCATAACGATCACGCTGCCCGATTTTGCCTTGTACTTCTCCACTGCGGCAGCAAGCTCAGTTTCTACCTCGTACTGTATTTCCCGGTCAATACTAATACGAATATCCGAGCCGTCTTCCGCTTTGTAAGAGCGTTGCACGCTCTGAGGGATTGGTCTTCCATTTGCATCGCGTTCGGCCTCAATTCTGCCGGGTTTCCCATAGAGCACGTCGTCATAGTATAGTTCTAGCCCAGCAAGACCTTTGTTATCCATCCCCGCAAACCCTAAAACATGTGCGCCAAGCGATTCGTTTGGGTAATAACGCTTACTTTCTTTTAAGAATCCGATGCCCCTGATATGGTTATCTTGGACAAACTTTTTTACCTCCTGAACCGTCTTTGAATCGGCTTTTCTTGCGAGGTATGCAAAGCTCCCCTGCTTAGTAAGTTTGTTAAGCAATTCCTGCTCATCCACTTTGAGTATTGGGGCAATCTTCTTCGCAAATTGTTTGCGATCTTCTATTAAGTAAGGCGTCGCATAGATCGTGTCCATCATGACACTTACGGCTAGTTCATTGCCATTTCTATCGAGAATAGACCCCCTTTTTGGTGGTATCTCGATTATGCATAGCCTTTGCTGCTCGGCCTCTTTCTCATACTTAGCGGCCGAAACAGCTTGCACAAAAAACAGCCGCCCCACAATACCCGCTACGCATATAAAAATGAATACTAGTAGAGCAATCAGCCGTCGCTCAATGCTGTGAACTTTTTTATTCACCGGCGTCTTCCCTCTACTAACGTGTCAAGACACTTCCAGTTAAGTTCCCGCCGCTGGAACTTTTTTCTTGGTTTATTGTCTTACCACTATGGACTGCGTTTGCAGATGAGCTTTCGTTACTCCCCTTCGTATCCACCTGATCTCTATTGGCAATCCTTAAGTATGATACTTTTGGGGCCTTAACCATCGAGAGCTTATTAACGGCAACAGATTCAATTCTTTGCGGTGATTCTAAAATGGACTTTTCAGCAAGCAGTTTGTCTTGTATCTGCTGCGCCAGCTGTATTTCTTTCTTAACAGACTCTGTCTCATAGCTCAATTGAGATACGAGTGCCTGTTGAGCAACGTTTAAAATGATGCCAGCTGTGATAACAGATACAGACATTATAAACACTGGAAACGGTATTTCTGGCAGCGACAGTGATTGACGCCTTCTGTTGTCAATAACCTTCAATTTCTTTTTTTGATATTTGCCTTGTGGCTGCGCCCTTAACTGTGGCTGTTGCTTAACGGCTACTTTCCGTGCTACTGCTGCTTGTATTGTTCTCACCTCTTATATTTTTTCTGCTGCTCTGAGTCGGGCACTTTCGGCTCTCGGATTATCCGCTATCTCGCTGGGTGTGGGTCTGACAACTTTTTTCGTAATAGGTTTCAATTGTGCCTTGCACCCACAATTGCAAACCGGTAATCCAGGTGGGCAAATGCAGCCCCTGGAGAACTCATTTATTACGTCCTTTGCCACCCGGTCCTCCAACGAATGATAGGAAATAATCACTAGTCTTCCTCCAGGCCTCAACCACTTAATGGCATCACGAAAGCTTTTGTCAAGGATTCTTATCTCGCCGTTAACCTCAATCCGTATCGCCTGGAACGTTCTCTTTGCTGGATGACCTCCCCGACGTCTGGCAGCCGCCGGGATTGCTTTCTTTACGATATCAACCAACTCAAAAGTCGTTCGAATAGGACGATTCTGTCTGTTTTTTACGATCATGGCGGCGATTC includes the following:
- a CDS encoding penicillin-binding protein 2, which translates into the protein MNKKVHSIERRLIALLVFIFICVAGIVGRLFFVQAVSAAKYEKEAEQQRLCIIEIPPKRGSILDRNGNELAVSVMMDTIYATPYLIEDRKQFAKKIAPILKVDEQELLNKLTKQGSFAYLARKADSKTVQEVKKFVQDNHIRGIGFLKESKRYYPNESLGAHVLGFAGMDNKGLAGLELYYDDVLYGKPGRIEAERDANGRPIPQSVQRSYKAEDGSDIRISIDREIQYEVETELAAAVEKYKAKSGSVIVMNPKNGEIYAMANVPCYNPNQIKDTLNDGNSRNIAVTDLYEPGSTMKAVIACGALQEGLCNPSTEFFLEPEIRIGSKSIKDAHTRPAVNYTLSKIIQESSNVGMVKVGLMMGRTRISAYLEKFGFNQKTGIDFPGEAKGFYPKAENWSQMSLANIPFGQGISTTQLRMVEAFATIANDGIPVKPHFLVDVTDPRGRVTRRAAVIQEQRVIDAQTCRQMKTILENVVLDGTGTQAKVLNYRVGGKTGTAQKAKVHGRGYEKDKFVASFIGMVPVQDPELVISVVIDEPQESIYGGSVAAPVFSRIAEFTLRYLKIPPQ